The Enterococcus rotai genome includes a window with the following:
- a CDS encoding prepilin peptidase: protein MSIIYFIIGSVIGSFLCLVAERIPANRSIVRPASHCTYCQTKLKMVELIPIVSILCLGFRCRYCKCKLSYVYFFSELICGSLCFYVLLEAVHPIYSLFFLLMAVVLSLTDLLYLIVEPKLFYIGSILLCIGHIYLAFPFYLFTSLILFIGLQILNYIFPDSVGGGDIFLLTVWGLFLGGEAIIFLLFIASSSGLLFLFISQYILKKTIRQLPFVPFLSIGLFFVLIWK from the coding sequence ATGTCGATTATTTATTTTATTATTGGTAGTGTGATAGGTTCATTTCTTTGTTTAGTGGCAGAACGTATACCTGCCAACCGATCAATAGTGCGCCCTGCTTCCCACTGCACTTATTGCCAAACTAAATTAAAGATGGTCGAATTGATCCCGATCGTTTCAATTCTATGTTTGGGTTTTCGCTGTCGTTACTGCAAATGTAAGCTATCTTATGTTTATTTTTTTAGTGAGTTGATTTGCGGATCACTGTGTTTTTACGTATTGCTTGAAGCGGTTCATCCTATTTATTCTCTATTTTTTTTATTGATGGCTGTCGTTTTATCTTTAACTGACCTCCTTTATTTAATCGTAGAACCTAAATTATTTTATATCGGTTCCATCTTATTATGTATTGGACATATTTATTTGGCATTCCCCTTTTACCTGTTTACAAGTTTGATTTTATTCATTGGTTTACAGATACTAAACTATATCTTTCCTGATTCTGTGGGAGGTGGCGACATTTTCTTATTAACAGTGTGGGGCTTATTTTTAGGTGGCGAAGCGATTATATTTTTATTGTTCATTGCCAGCAGTAGCGGCTTGCTTTTTCTTTTCATCTCCCAATACATTTTAAAGAAAACTATCCGACAACTGCCTTTTGTGCCTTTTTTAAGTATCGGACTATTTTTTGTACTAATATGGAAATAA
- a CDS encoding gluconokinase, with amino-acid sequence MEKIAIGVDIGTTQTKAVAFSEDGAVQASAYIRYPLIQETEGMAEQDIDQIFQAVITCISSVVAKVQPHEISVVSFSTAMHGLIVMDKNHRPLTRVITWADNRAEKYAEELKNTALGTSIYQNTGLPMHPMTPFHKIRWLREEFPEVYEQAYKFIGMKDYIFYRLFDQYITDISTASGTGFLNIHDLLWDQQALAELEITTEQLPRLVKPTQQLTGLKKEWLSLLGLTPQTIFVLGGADGPLSNLGLGALNQGTATLTVGTSGALRYIVEQPQTHPQAETFCCVLDEHRWVIGGATSNGAGIFDWACENFLKEVQMEARETGKNPYDAVMELVKETPAGAKGLLFHPYLLGERAPLWDAEATGNFVGLKRNHDDKIMMRAVVEGICLNLKRILTELEELGGSVKEIRATGGFADSEVFKQIMADIFGYRLSMTESVEASAMGAVLVGWQSLGKIPSLKAAGDLVKICEIVEPNSEKQQIYQQIYPLFIATQQQLSASYHQLAKLRADLD; translated from the coding sequence ATGGAAAAAATAGCAATTGGTGTAGATATTGGTACAACGCAAACAAAGGCAGTCGCTTTTAGTGAGGATGGAGCAGTTCAAGCATCTGCTTATATTCGTTACCCGCTCATTCAGGAAACAGAAGGTATGGCAGAGCAAGATATAGATCAGATTTTTCAGGCTGTCATTACTTGTATTAGCTCGGTGGTGGCAAAAGTGCAGCCACATGAAATTTCAGTAGTATCCTTTTCAACGGCGATGCATGGCTTGATCGTCATGGACAAAAATCATCGGCCATTGACAAGAGTTATTACGTGGGCTGATAATCGTGCAGAGAAATATGCAGAAGAACTAAAAAACACGGCACTAGGAACATCTATTTATCAAAATACAGGGTTACCGATGCATCCAATGACCCCGTTTCATAAAATCCGCTGGCTGAGAGAAGAGTTTCCAGAGGTTTATGAACAAGCATATAAATTTATTGGGATGAAAGACTATATTTTTTATCGTTTATTTGATCAATATATTACCGATATCAGCACTGCTTCAGGAACAGGCTTTTTAAATATTCATGACCTGTTATGGGATCAACAAGCATTAGCGGAGCTGGAAATTACTACAGAGCAGTTGCCAAGACTAGTTAAACCTACTCAGCAATTAACTGGTTTAAAGAAAGAATGGTTAAGTCTGTTAGGATTGACGCCTCAAACAATTTTTGTGTTAGGCGGAGCAGATGGTCCGCTATCAAATTTAGGCTTAGGGGCTTTGAATCAAGGAACAGCTACTTTAACGGTTGGAACCAGTGGCGCATTGCGCTATATTGTTGAGCAGCCTCAGACTCATCCACAAGCAGAGACCTTTTGTTGTGTGCTGGATGAACATCGTTGGGTAATTGGCGGTGCAACAAGTAATGGTGCTGGTATTTTTGACTGGGCTTGTGAAAACTTTTTAAAAGAAGTTCAAATGGAAGCCCGTGAGACTGGTAAAAATCCTTATGATGCCGTGATGGAACTTGTGAAGGAGACACCGGCAGGAGCTAAAGGCTTACTGTTTCATCCTTATTTACTAGGAGAACGGGCACCATTATGGGATGCGGAGGCTACCGGTAATTTTGTTGGACTGAAAAGAAATCATGATGATAAGATTATGATGCGGGCTGTGGTTGAAGGAATTTGTTTGAATTTGAAACGTATTTTAACGGAATTGGAAGAGCTAGGCGGATCAGTGAAGGAAATTCGGGCCACAGGTGGATTTGCTGATTCAGAGGTTTTTAAACAGATCATGGCAGATATTTTTGGTTATAGGTTATCAATGACAGAAAGTGTCGAGGCATCTGCCATGGGGGCAGTTTTAGTAGGCTGGCAAAGCTTAGGAAAAATTCCCAGCTTGAAAGCAGCAGGTGATTTGGTAAAGATTTGTGAAATAGTTGAACCGAATAGTGAAAAGCAGCAAATTTATCAACAGATTTATCCACTATTTATCGCAACGCAACAGCAATTATCAGCCAGTTATCATCAATTAGCCAAACTAAGAGCT